From Callospermophilus lateralis isolate mCalLat2 chromosome 5, mCalLat2.hap1, whole genome shotgun sequence, a single genomic window includes:
- the Ltc4s gene encoding leukotriene C4 synthase isoform X2, producing the protein MKDEVALLASVTLLGVLQQAYFSLQVIWARRAFRVSPPLTTGPPEFERVYRAQVNCSEYFPLFLAMLWVAGIFFHEGAAALCGLVYLFARLRYFQGYARSAQLRLAPLYASAHALWLLVALAALGLLFHFLPATLQAALLRRFQKLLPMMT; encoded by the exons ATGAAAGACGAGGTGGCTCTTCTGGCCAGTGTTACCCTCTTGGGAGTCCTGCAGCAAG CCTACTTCTCTCTGCAGGTGATCTGGGCGCGCAGGGCTTTCCGCGTGTCCCCGCCGCTTACCACCGGTCCGCCTGAGTTCGAGCGCGTCTACCGAGCCCA GGTTAACTGCAGCGAGTACTTCCCGCTGTTCCTCGCAATGCTCTGGGTCGCTGGCATCTTTTTCCACGAAG GCGCGGCAGCTCTGTGTGGTTTGGTCTACCTGTTCGCGCGCCTCCGCTACTTCCAGGGCTACGCGCGCTCGGCGCAACTCAG GTTGGCCCCCCTGTACGCGAGCGCGCACGCGCTCTGGCTGCTTGTGGCGCTGGCTGCCCTGGGACTACTCTTCCACTTCCTCCCGGCCACCCTGCAAGCTGCGCTTCTCAGACGGTTCCAGAAGCTGCTGCCTATGATGACTTGA
- the Ltc4s gene encoding leukotriene C4 synthase isoform X1, which produces MKDEVALLASVTLLGVLQQAYFSLQVIWARRAFRVSPPLTTGPPEFERVYRAQVNCSEYFPLFLAMLWVAGIFFHEGRGAGVGRCSGSPGVPAPASSPVTLAGAAALCGLVYLFARLRYFQGYARSAQLRLAPLYASAHALWLLVALAALGLLFHFLPATLQAALLRRFQKLLPMMT; this is translated from the exons ATGAAAGACGAGGTGGCTCTTCTGGCCAGTGTTACCCTCTTGGGAGTCCTGCAGCAAG CCTACTTCTCTCTGCAGGTGATCTGGGCGCGCAGGGCTTTCCGCGTGTCCCCGCCGCTTACCACCGGTCCGCCTGAGTTCGAGCGCGTCTACCGAGCCCA GGTTAACTGCAGCGAGTACTTCCCGCTGTTCCTCGCAATGCTCTGGGTCGCTGGCATCTTTTTCCACGAAGGTCGGGGGGCAGGAGTTGGGCGCTGCAGTGGGTCCCCTGGGGTCCCAGCGCCAGCGAGCTCACCTGTCACTCTGGCAGGCGCGGCAGCTCTGTGTGGTTTGGTCTACCTGTTCGCGCGCCTCCGCTACTTCCAGGGCTACGCGCGCTCGGCGCAACTCAG GTTGGCCCCCCTGTACGCGAGCGCGCACGCGCTCTGGCTGCTTGTGGCGCTGGCTGCCCTGGGACTACTCTTCCACTTCCTCCCGGCCACCCTGCAAGCTGCGCTTCTCAGACGGTTCCAGAAGCTGCTGCCTATGATGACTTGA